From one Salmo salar chromosome ssa09, Ssal_v3.1, whole genome shotgun sequence genomic stretch:
- the LOC106611409 gene encoding solute carrier family 22 member 6-A isoform X5, with product MAPLQLAVYWRLALIFFFMAFLFFLDLFAVGRATSSCNNVRGELPAGSQTGGEVSSSAHSQNWSTWEVREVNGSLFQGTVCMDPEVMSYSQTIYMTGLLLGSLFGGALSDRYGKRAVLLVGVCVKAVTAVLPAVLPHAILFLTLRCLAGVSCCCINICSFSLGVEWSLPKYRIWPPALLSFSFSLGMMALAPLAYLTHTWTQLHLALAVPQILCLPLYYSIPESPRWLLLKRRTETLEEYRRHSPEDKHFLDLVSISPDVLRYLYECRAVRGGCLPRSVLQRPIRGSLPARPIAIGSLGQTPNLHAIPVPQWLLLPAVPARITLLCCPRVGDGSGPGGEAVYADQCVCLCTLRHRTLPYAHQKCVGLVCLCYRVGCILNAVVSPRGETIPLAAMILYGSGPIVGAGLCLFLPETSGVPLPDSLEDCDKQPSLHLPTFPSLWSSEGAQRMPQLTKPVHSWETDPEKPSHNPQDLN from the exons ATGGCTCCATTACAGCTCGCGGTGTACTGGCGTCTCGCGCTCATATTCTTCTTCATGGCGTTTCTCTTCTTCCTCGACCTCTTCGCTGTTGGCAGAGCAACCTCCTCGTGCAATAACGTCCGGGGTGAGTTACCGGCCGGGAGTCAAACTGGTGGAGAAGTATCTTCTAGTGCCCATTCACAGAACTGGAGTACATGGGAGGTGCGCGAGGTAAACGGATCACTTTTCCAG ggcacAGTGTGTATGGATCCTGAGGTGATGTCATACAGTCAGACCATCTACATGACTGGCCTTCTGCTGGGATCTCTGTTTGGAGGAGCTCTCTCTGACAG GTACGGTAAGCGAGCAGTGTtgctggtgggtgtgtgtgttaaggcTGTGACTGCTGTGCTGCCAGCAGTCCTTCCTCACGCAATCCTCTTCCTCACCCTGCGCTGTCTGGCCGGTGTCTCCTGCTGCTGCATCAATATCTGCAGCTTCAGCCTGG gtgtggaATGGAGTCTTCCCAAGTATCGTATTTGGCCCCCGGCCCTCCTGTCCTTCTCCTTCAGCCTGGGTATGATGGCCCTGGCACCGCTGGCATAccttacacacacctggacacagcTACACCTGGCACTGGCCGTACCACAGatcctctgtctgcctctctacta TTCTATTCCTGAGTCTCCTCGCTGGCTGCTCCtgaagaggaggacagagactcTGGAGGAGTATAggagacacagtcctgaggacaAACACTTTCTAGACctg gttagcATCAGCCCTGACGTACTACGGTATCTGTATGAATGTCGGGCGGTTCGGGGTGGATGTCTTCCTCGCTCAGTTCTTCAGCGGCCTATCAGAGGCTCCCTGCCTGCTCGTCCCATTGCTATTGGCTCGCTGGGGCAGACGCCCAATCTGCATGCTATCCCTGTTCCTCAGTGGCTCCTTCTGCCTGCTGTCCCTGCTCGCATCACGCTTCTAtg CTGTCCCAGGGTTGGTGATGGCTCTGGCCCTGGTGGGGAAGCTGTGTATGCAGACcagtgtgtttgtctctgtaCTCTACGGCATCGAACTCTTCCCTACGCTCATCAG AAGTGTGTGGGCTTGGTGTGTCTGTGTTACAGGGTGGGCTGTATCCTGAATGCGGTGGTCAGTCCTAGAGGAGAAACCATCCCATTGGCCGCTATGATTCTTTATGGGAGTGGCCCCATTGTTGGGGCGGGACTGTGTCTGTTTCTACCGGAGACCAGTGGTGTGCCACTCCCTGATTCGCTGGAGGACTGTGACAAACAGCCCAGTCTTCATCTACCAACCTTCCCTTCCCTTTGGTCTTCAGAGG GTGCTCAGCGGATGCCCCAGCTGACAAAGCCAGTCCATTCCTGGGAGACAGACCCAGAGAAGCCCTCCCACAACCCACAGGATCTCAACTGA
- the LOC106611409 gene encoding solute carrier family 22 member 13 isoform X4 has product MAPLQLAVYWRLALIFFFMAFLFFLDLFAVGRATSSCNNVRGELPAGSQTGGEVSSSAHSQNWSTWEVREVNGSLFQGTVCMDPEVMSYSQTIYMTGLLLGSLFGGALSDRYGKRAVLLVGVCVKAVTAVLPAVLPHAILFLTLRCLAGVSCCCINICSFSLGVEWSLPKYRIWPPALLSFSFSLGMMALAPLAYLTHTWTQLHLALAVPQILCLPLYYSIPESPRWLLLKRRTETLEEYRRHSPEDKHFLDLLLDTEGKDLQEVHLETDTPDNETHTLETDHTLETDHTLETDHTLETDHTLETDHTLETDNTLETDTADNETHTPKADTQTWEEHTFSHCGHMRSPTILLRLVILSYIGLASALTYYGICMNVGRFGVDVFLAQFFSGLSEAPCLLVPLLLARWGRRPICMLSLFLSGSFCLLSLLASRFYAVPGLVMALALVGKLCMQTSVFVSVLYGIELFPTLIRSVWAWCVCVTGWAVS; this is encoded by the exons ATGGCTCCATTACAGCTCGCGGTGTACTGGCGTCTCGCGCTCATATTCTTCTTCATGGCGTTTCTCTTCTTCCTCGACCTCTTCGCTGTTGGCAGAGCAACCTCCTCGTGCAATAACGTCCGGGGTGAGTTACCGGCCGGGAGTCAAACTGGTGGAGAAGTATCTTCTAGTGCCCATTCACAGAACTGGAGTACATGGGAGGTGCGCGAGGTAAACGGATCACTTTTCCAG ggcacAGTGTGTATGGATCCTGAGGTGATGTCATACAGTCAGACCATCTACATGACTGGCCTTCTGCTGGGATCTCTGTTTGGAGGAGCTCTCTCTGACAG GTACGGTAAGCGAGCAGTGTtgctggtgggtgtgtgtgttaaggcTGTGACTGCTGTGCTGCCAGCAGTCCTTCCTCACGCAATCCTCTTCCTCACCCTGCGCTGTCTGGCCGGTGTCTCCTGCTGCTGCATCAATATCTGCAGCTTCAGCCTGG gtgtggaATGGAGTCTTCCCAAGTATCGTATTTGGCCCCCGGCCCTCCTGTCCTTCTCCTTCAGCCTGGGTATGATGGCCCTGGCACCGCTGGCATAccttacacacacctggacacagcTACACCTGGCACTGGCCGTACCACAGatcctctgtctgcctctctacta TTCTATTCCTGAGTCTCCTCGCTGGCTGCTCCtgaagaggaggacagagactcTGGAGGAGTATAggagacacagtcctgaggacaAACACTTTCTAGACctg TTGTTGGACACAGAGGGGAAGGACCTGCAGGAAGTccacctggagacagacacacctgacaatgagacacacacactggagactgATCATACACTGGAGACTGATCATACACTGGAGACTGATCATACGCTGGAGACTGATCATACACTGGAGACTGATCATACACTGGAGACTGATAATACACTGGAGACAGACACAGCTGacaatgagacacacacaccaaaggcAGACACACAAACATGGGAGGAACACACATTTTCCCACTGCGGACACATGAGAAGTCCCACCATCCTACTGCGCCTGGTCATCTTGAGTTACattgg gttagcATCAGCCCTGACGTACTACGGTATCTGTATGAATGTCGGGCGGTTCGGGGTGGATGTCTTCCTCGCTCAGTTCTTCAGCGGCCTATCAGAGGCTCCCTGCCTGCTCGTCCCATTGCTATTGGCTCGCTGGGGCAGACGCCCAATCTGCATGCTATCCCTGTTCCTCAGTGGCTCCTTCTGCCTGCTGTCCCTGCTCGCATCACGCTTCTAtg CTGTCCCAGGGTTGGTGATGGCTCTGGCCCTGGTGGGGAAGCTGTGTATGCAGACcagtgtgtttgtctctgtaCTCTACGGCATCGAACTCTTCCCTACGCTCATCAG AAGTGTGTGGGCTTGGTGTGTCTGTGTTACAGGGTGGGCTGTATCCTGA
- the LOC106611409 gene encoding solute carrier family 22 member 13 isoform X2: MAPLQLAVYWRLALIFFFMAFLFFLDLFAVGRATSSCNNVRGELPAGSQTGGEVSSSAHSQNWSTWEVREGTVCMDPEVMSYSQTIYMTGLLLGSLFGGALSDRYGKRAVLLVGVCVKAVTAVLPAVLPHAILFLTLRCLAGVSCCCINICSFSLGVEWSLPKYRIWPPALLSFSFSLGMMALAPLAYLTHTWTQLHLALAVPQILCLPLYYSIPESPRWLLLKRRTETLEEYRRHSPEDKHFLDLLLDTEGKDLQEVHLETDTPDNETHTLETDHTLETDHTLETDHTLETDHTLETDHTLETDNTLETDTADNETHTPKADTQTWEEHTFSHCGHMRSPTILLRLVILSYIGLASALTYYGICMNVGRFGVDVFLAQFFSGLSEAPCLLVPLLLARWGRRPICMLSLFLSGSFCLLSLLASRFYAVPGLVMALALVGKLCMQTSVFVSVLYGIELFPTLIRQKCVGLVCLCYRVGCILNAVVSPRGETIPLAAMILYGSGPIVGAGLCLFLPETSGVPLPDSLEDCDKQPSLHLPTFPSLWSSEGAQRMPQLTKPVHSWETDPEKPSHNPQDLN; this comes from the exons ATGGCTCCATTACAGCTCGCGGTGTACTGGCGTCTCGCGCTCATATTCTTCTTCATGGCGTTTCTCTTCTTCCTCGACCTCTTCGCTGTTGGCAGAGCAACCTCCTCGTGCAATAACGTCCGGGGTGAGTTACCGGCCGGGAGTCAAACTGGTGGAGAAGTATCTTCTAGTGCCCATTCACAGAACTGGAGTACATGGGAGGTGCGCGAG ggcacAGTGTGTATGGATCCTGAGGTGATGTCATACAGTCAGACCATCTACATGACTGGCCTTCTGCTGGGATCTCTGTTTGGAGGAGCTCTCTCTGACAG GTACGGTAAGCGAGCAGTGTtgctggtgggtgtgtgtgttaaggcTGTGACTGCTGTGCTGCCAGCAGTCCTTCCTCACGCAATCCTCTTCCTCACCCTGCGCTGTCTGGCCGGTGTCTCCTGCTGCTGCATCAATATCTGCAGCTTCAGCCTGG gtgtggaATGGAGTCTTCCCAAGTATCGTATTTGGCCCCCGGCCCTCCTGTCCTTCTCCTTCAGCCTGGGTATGATGGCCCTGGCACCGCTGGCATAccttacacacacctggacacagcTACACCTGGCACTGGCCGTACCACAGatcctctgtctgcctctctacta TTCTATTCCTGAGTCTCCTCGCTGGCTGCTCCtgaagaggaggacagagactcTGGAGGAGTATAggagacacagtcctgaggacaAACACTTTCTAGACctg TTGTTGGACACAGAGGGGAAGGACCTGCAGGAAGTccacctggagacagacacacctgacaatgagacacacacactggagactgATCATACACTGGAGACTGATCATACACTGGAGACTGATCATACGCTGGAGACTGATCATACACTGGAGACTGATCATACACTGGAGACTGATAATACACTGGAGACAGACACAGCTGacaatgagacacacacaccaaaggcAGACACACAAACATGGGAGGAACACACATTTTCCCACTGCGGACACATGAGAAGTCCCACCATCCTACTGCGCCTGGTCATCTTGAGTTACattgg gttagcATCAGCCCTGACGTACTACGGTATCTGTATGAATGTCGGGCGGTTCGGGGTGGATGTCTTCCTCGCTCAGTTCTTCAGCGGCCTATCAGAGGCTCCCTGCCTGCTCGTCCCATTGCTATTGGCTCGCTGGGGCAGACGCCCAATCTGCATGCTATCCCTGTTCCTCAGTGGCTCCTTCTGCCTGCTGTCCCTGCTCGCATCACGCTTCTAtg CTGTCCCAGGGTTGGTGATGGCTCTGGCCCTGGTGGGGAAGCTGTGTATGCAGACcagtgtgtttgtctctgtaCTCTACGGCATCGAACTCTTCCCTACGCTCATCAG acagAAGTGTGTGGGCTTGGTGTGTCTGTGTTACAGGGTGGGCTGTATCCTGAATGCGGTGGTCAGTCCTAGAGGAGAAACCATCCCATTGGCCGCTATGATTCTTTATGGGAGTGGCCCCATTGTTGGGGCGGGACTGTGTCTGTTTCTACCGGAGACCAGTGGTGTGCCACTCCCTGATTCGCTGGAGGACTGTGACAAACAGCCCAGTCTTCATCTACCAACCTTCCCTTCCCTTTGGTCTTCAGAGG GTGCTCAGCGGATGCCCCAGCTGACAAAGCCAGTCCATTCCTGGGAGACAGACCCAGAGAAGCCCTCCCACAACCCACAGGATCTCAACTGA
- the LOC106611409 gene encoding solute carrier family 22 member 13 isoform X1, protein MAPLQLAVYWRLALIFFFMAFLFFLDLFAVGRATSSCNNVRGELPAGSQTGGEVSSSAHSQNWSTWEVREVNGSLFQGTVCMDPEVMSYSQTIYMTGLLLGSLFGGALSDRYGKRAVLLVGVCVKAVTAVLPAVLPHAILFLTLRCLAGVSCCCINICSFSLGVEWSLPKYRIWPPALLSFSFSLGMMALAPLAYLTHTWTQLHLALAVPQILCLPLYYSIPESPRWLLLKRRTETLEEYRRHSPEDKHFLDLLLDTEGKDLQEVHLETDTPDNETHTLETDHTLETDHTLETDHTLETDHTLETDHTLETDNTLETDTADNETHTPKADTQTWEEHTFSHCGHMRSPTILLRLVILSYIGLASALTYYGICMNVGRFGVDVFLAQFFSGLSEAPCLLVPLLLARWGRRPICMLSLFLSGSFCLLSLLASRFYAVPGLVMALALVGKLCMQTSVFVSVLYGIELFPTLIRQKCVGLVCLCYRVGCILNAVVSPRGETIPLAAMILYGSGPIVGAGLCLFLPETSGVPLPDSLEDCDKQPSLHLPTFPSLWSSEGAQRMPQLTKPVHSWETDPEKPSHNPQDLN, encoded by the exons ATGGCTCCATTACAGCTCGCGGTGTACTGGCGTCTCGCGCTCATATTCTTCTTCATGGCGTTTCTCTTCTTCCTCGACCTCTTCGCTGTTGGCAGAGCAACCTCCTCGTGCAATAACGTCCGGGGTGAGTTACCGGCCGGGAGTCAAACTGGTGGAGAAGTATCTTCTAGTGCCCATTCACAGAACTGGAGTACATGGGAGGTGCGCGAGGTAAACGGATCACTTTTCCAG ggcacAGTGTGTATGGATCCTGAGGTGATGTCATACAGTCAGACCATCTACATGACTGGCCTTCTGCTGGGATCTCTGTTTGGAGGAGCTCTCTCTGACAG GTACGGTAAGCGAGCAGTGTtgctggtgggtgtgtgtgttaaggcTGTGACTGCTGTGCTGCCAGCAGTCCTTCCTCACGCAATCCTCTTCCTCACCCTGCGCTGTCTGGCCGGTGTCTCCTGCTGCTGCATCAATATCTGCAGCTTCAGCCTGG gtgtggaATGGAGTCTTCCCAAGTATCGTATTTGGCCCCCGGCCCTCCTGTCCTTCTCCTTCAGCCTGGGTATGATGGCCCTGGCACCGCTGGCATAccttacacacacctggacacagcTACACCTGGCACTGGCCGTACCACAGatcctctgtctgcctctctacta TTCTATTCCTGAGTCTCCTCGCTGGCTGCTCCtgaagaggaggacagagactcTGGAGGAGTATAggagacacagtcctgaggacaAACACTTTCTAGACctg TTGTTGGACACAGAGGGGAAGGACCTGCAGGAAGTccacctggagacagacacacctgacaatgagacacacacactggagactgATCATACACTGGAGACTGATCATACACTGGAGACTGATCATACGCTGGAGACTGATCATACACTGGAGACTGATCATACACTGGAGACTGATAATACACTGGAGACAGACACAGCTGacaatgagacacacacaccaaaggcAGACACACAAACATGGGAGGAACACACATTTTCCCACTGCGGACACATGAGAAGTCCCACCATCCTACTGCGCCTGGTCATCTTGAGTTACattgg gttagcATCAGCCCTGACGTACTACGGTATCTGTATGAATGTCGGGCGGTTCGGGGTGGATGTCTTCCTCGCTCAGTTCTTCAGCGGCCTATCAGAGGCTCCCTGCCTGCTCGTCCCATTGCTATTGGCTCGCTGGGGCAGACGCCCAATCTGCATGCTATCCCTGTTCCTCAGTGGCTCCTTCTGCCTGCTGTCCCTGCTCGCATCACGCTTCTAtg CTGTCCCAGGGTTGGTGATGGCTCTGGCCCTGGTGGGGAAGCTGTGTATGCAGACcagtgtgtttgtctctgtaCTCTACGGCATCGAACTCTTCCCTACGCTCATCAG acagAAGTGTGTGGGCTTGGTGTGTCTGTGTTACAGGGTGGGCTGTATCCTGAATGCGGTGGTCAGTCCTAGAGGAGAAACCATCCCATTGGCCGCTATGATTCTTTATGGGAGTGGCCCCATTGTTGGGGCGGGACTGTGTCTGTTTCTACCGGAGACCAGTGGTGTGCCACTCCCTGATTCGCTGGAGGACTGTGACAAACAGCCCAGTCTTCATCTACCAACCTTCCCTTCCCTTTGGTCTTCAGAGG GTGCTCAGCGGATGCCCCAGCTGACAAAGCCAGTCCATTCCTGGGAGACAGACCCAGAGAAGCCCTCCCACAACCCACAGGATCTCAACTGA
- the LOC106611409 gene encoding solute carrier family 22 member 13 isoform X3 → MDPEVMSYSQTIYMTGLLLGSLFGGALSDRYGKRAVLLVGVCVKAVTAVLPAVLPHAILFLTLRCLAGVSCCCINICSFSLGVEWSLPKYRIWPPALLSFSFSLGMMALAPLAYLTHTWTQLHLALAVPQILCLPLYYSIPESPRWLLLKRRTETLEEYRRHSPEDKHFLDLLLDTEGKDLQEVHLETDTPDNETHTLETDHTLETDHTLETDHTLETDHTLETDHTLETDNTLETDTADNETHTPKADTQTWEEHTFSHCGHMRSPTILLRLVILSYIGLASALTYYGICMNVGRFGVDVFLAQFFSGLSEAPCLLVPLLLARWGRRPICMLSLFLSGSFCLLSLLASRFYAVPGLVMALALVGKLCMQTSVFVSVLYGIELFPTLIRQKCVGLVCLCYRVGCILNAVVSPRGETIPLAAMILYGSGPIVGAGLCLFLPETSGVPLPDSLEDCDKQPSLHLPTFPSLWSSEGAQRMPQLTKPVHSWETDPEKPSHNPQDLN, encoded by the exons ATGGATCCTGAGGTGATGTCATACAGTCAGACCATCTACATGACTGGCCTTCTGCTGGGATCTCTGTTTGGAGGAGCTCTCTCTGACAG GTACGGTAAGCGAGCAGTGTtgctggtgggtgtgtgtgttaaggcTGTGACTGCTGTGCTGCCAGCAGTCCTTCCTCACGCAATCCTCTTCCTCACCCTGCGCTGTCTGGCCGGTGTCTCCTGCTGCTGCATCAATATCTGCAGCTTCAGCCTGG gtgtggaATGGAGTCTTCCCAAGTATCGTATTTGGCCCCCGGCCCTCCTGTCCTTCTCCTTCAGCCTGGGTATGATGGCCCTGGCACCGCTGGCATAccttacacacacctggacacagcTACACCTGGCACTGGCCGTACCACAGatcctctgtctgcctctctacta TTCTATTCCTGAGTCTCCTCGCTGGCTGCTCCtgaagaggaggacagagactcTGGAGGAGTATAggagacacagtcctgaggacaAACACTTTCTAGACctg TTGTTGGACACAGAGGGGAAGGACCTGCAGGAAGTccacctggagacagacacacctgacaatgagacacacacactggagactgATCATACACTGGAGACTGATCATACACTGGAGACTGATCATACGCTGGAGACTGATCATACACTGGAGACTGATCATACACTGGAGACTGATAATACACTGGAGACAGACACAGCTGacaatgagacacacacaccaaaggcAGACACACAAACATGGGAGGAACACACATTTTCCCACTGCGGACACATGAGAAGTCCCACCATCCTACTGCGCCTGGTCATCTTGAGTTACattgg gttagcATCAGCCCTGACGTACTACGGTATCTGTATGAATGTCGGGCGGTTCGGGGTGGATGTCTTCCTCGCTCAGTTCTTCAGCGGCCTATCAGAGGCTCCCTGCCTGCTCGTCCCATTGCTATTGGCTCGCTGGGGCAGACGCCCAATCTGCATGCTATCCCTGTTCCTCAGTGGCTCCTTCTGCCTGCTGTCCCTGCTCGCATCACGCTTCTAtg CTGTCCCAGGGTTGGTGATGGCTCTGGCCCTGGTGGGGAAGCTGTGTATGCAGACcagtgtgtttgtctctgtaCTCTACGGCATCGAACTCTTCCCTACGCTCATCAG acagAAGTGTGTGGGCTTGGTGTGTCTGTGTTACAGGGTGGGCTGTATCCTGAATGCGGTGGTCAGTCCTAGAGGAGAAACCATCCCATTGGCCGCTATGATTCTTTATGGGAGTGGCCCCATTGTTGGGGCGGGACTGTGTCTGTTTCTACCGGAGACCAGTGGTGTGCCACTCCCTGATTCGCTGGAGGACTGTGACAAACAGCCCAGTCTTCATCTACCAACCTTCCCTTCCCTTTGGTCTTCAGAGG GTGCTCAGCGGATGCCCCAGCTGACAAAGCCAGTCCATTCCTGGGAGACAGACCCAGAGAAGCCCTCCCACAACCCACAGGATCTCAACTGA